In Betta splendens chromosome 19, fBetSpl5.4, whole genome shotgun sequence, the following proteins share a genomic window:
- the etv4 gene encoding ETS translocation variant 4 isoform X4 yields the protein MLFLTDVPGCPSMYHHSESYPNPQHGTEGYLFENDSRVVPEKFEGEVKQEGGGIFREGTPYQRRGSLQLWQFLVALLDDPGNAHFIAWTGRGMEFKLIEPEEVARLWGMQKNRPAMNYDKLSRSLRYYYEKGIMQKVAGERYVYKFVCEPEALISLAFPDNQRPNLKAEFERYINEEDTVPLSHLDEHTPNMGPQYSKGYMY from the exons ATGCTTTTTCTCAcag ATGTGCCTGGATGTCCCTCCATGTACCACCACAGCGAGAGCTACCCAAACCCACAGCACGGCACCGAAG GCTATCTGTTTGAGAACGATTCCCGTGTGGTTCCAGAGAAGTTTGAAG GTGAAGTGAAGCAGGAGGGGGGCGGTATTTTCCGTGAGGGCACACCTTACCAGCGCCGAGGCTCCTTGCAGCTGTGGCAGTTCTTGGTGGCTCTGCTGGACGACCCGGGTAACGCCCACTTCATTGCGTGGACTGGACGAGGCATGGAGTTCAAACTTATTGAACCTGAGGAG GTCGCCAGACTCTGGGGGATGCAGAAGAACCGTCCTGCCATGAACTACGACAAGCTGAGCCGGTCTCTGCGTTACTACTATGAGAAGGGCATCATGCAGAAG GTTGCTGGAGAACGCTACGTCTACAAGTTTGTGTGCGAACCAGAGGCCCTCATCTCCCTCGCCTTCCCAGACAATCAACGGCCAAACCTGAAAGCAGAATTTGAGAGATACATTAATGAGGAAGACACGGTGCCCCTTTCCCACCTGGATGAACACACACCTAACATGGGCCCGCAGTATTCAAAAGGCTACATGTACTAA
- the dhx8 gene encoding ATP-dependent RNA helicase DHX8 — MAEGGIDELSQLEYLSLVSKVCTELDNHLGISDKDLAEFVINLAEKQPTFDAFKAVLLQNGAEFTDSLIGNLLRLIQTMRPASKASTSKASEGLVKPKSEKEKLKEMFPALCRANDPAPKRLLDEDDVKVAADAMKELEMFMPSVSGTESKGSKSRSEKSRHHSRSRSRERDRHRERDREKDRKRRHRSRSRSRSRSRSRDRDRHRDRERDRGKRRDKSSRWTDRSPSPRKDQDRDSDRWKDKHVDRPPPEEPSVGDIYNGKVTSIMQFGCFVQLEGLRKRWEGLVHISELRREGRVANVADVVSKGQRVKVKVLSFTGSKTSLSMKDVDQETGEDLNPNRRRNVGPDGGEEISMRNPDRPSNLNLGHAPELDQDDTLERKRLTKISDPEKWEIKQMIAANVLSKEEFPDFDDETGILPKVDDEEDEDLEIELVEEEPPFLRGHTKQSMDMSPVKIVKNPDGSLSQAAMMQSALAKERREVKQAAREAEMDSIPMGLNKHWVDPLPDADGRQIAANMRGIGMMPNDIPEWKKHAFGGNKASYGKKTQLSILEQRESLPIYKLKEQLIQAVHDNQILIVIGETGSGKTTQITQYLAEAGYTTRGKIGCTQPRRVAAMSVAKRVSEEYGCCLGQEVGYTIRFEDCTSPETVIKYMTDGMLLRECLIDSELGQYAIIMLDEAHERTIHTDVLFGLLKKTVQKRTDMKLIVTSATLDAVKFSQYFYEAPIFTIPGRTYPVEVLYTKEPETDYLDASLITVMQIHLTEPPGDILVFLTGQEEIDTACEILYERMKSLGPDVPELIILPVYSALPSEMQTRIFDPAPPGSRKVVIATNIAETSLTIDGIYYVVDPGFVKQKVYNSKTGIDQLVVTPISQAQAKQRAGRAGRTGPGKCYRLYTERAYRDEMLTTNVPEIQRTNLASTVLSLKAMGINDLLSFDFMDAPPMETLITAMEQLYTLGALDDEGLLTRLGRRMAEFPLEPMLCKMLIMSVHLGCSEEMLTIVSMLSVQNVFYRPKDKQALADQKKAKFHQPEGDHLTLLAVYNSWKNNKFSNPWCYENFIQARSLRRAQDIRKQMLGIMDRHKLDVVSCGKATVRVQKAICSGFFRNAAKKDPQEGYRTLIDQQVVYIHPSSALFNRQPEWVVYHELVLTTKEYMREVTTIDPRWLVEFAPAFFKVSDPTRLSKQKKQQRLEPLYNRYEEPNAWRISRAFRRR, encoded by the exons ATGGCCGAGGGTGGAATCGACGAGTTATCGCAGCTTGAGTATTTGTCTTTGGTGTCTAAGGTCTGCACGGAGCTCGACAACCATCTGGGAATAAGCGATAAAGATTTAG CTGAATTTGTCATCAACCTCGCTGAAAAACAACCGACGTTCGATGCATTCAAGGCTGTTCTGCTCCAAAATGGAGCCGAATTCACT GATTCCCTCATTGGTAATTTGCTCAGGCTCATTCAGACTATGCGACCTGCGTCTAAGGCGTCTACAAGCAAAG CCTCTGAAGGTTTGGTCAAACCAAAGTCAGAAAAGGAAAAGTTGAAGGAGATGTTTCCTGCACTGTGTAGAGCAAATGATCCAGCACCAAAG AGGCTCTTAGATGAAGATGATGTTAAAGTCGCAGCTGATGCAATGAAGGAGCTTGAAATGTTTATGCCCAGTGTCAGTGGGACAGAGTCCAAAGGCAGCAAGAGCAG GTCAGAAAAGAGCAGACATCACAGTcgaagcagaagcagagaaagagacagacaccGTGAAAGAGATCGGGAGAAGGACAGGAAAAGGAGACACCGTTCTCGATCACGCTCCAGATCCAGATCTCGTTCCAGAGACCGCGATCGTCACAGGGACAGAGAGCGAGATCGTGGCAAAAGAAGAGACAAATCCTCTCGGTGGACTGACCGCTCACCTAGCCCTAGAAAAGACCAAGACAGAGACTCTGACCGCTGGAAGGACAAACATGTGGACCGGCCTCCACCGGAGGAGCCTTCAGTTGGTGACATATACAATGGCAAAGTCACCAGCATCATGCAGTTTGGATGCTTTGTTCAGCTGGAAGGATTGAG GAAACGATGGGAGGGTTTGGTCCACATTTCTGAGTTGCGCAGAGAGGGACGTGTGGCCAACGTGGCTGATGTTGTCAGCAAAGGTCAAAGAGTCAAAGTCAAGGTGCTCTCGTTCACTGGCTCCAAGACCAGCCTCAGCATGAAG GATGTAGACCAGGAGACAGGTGAGGATCTGAACCCCAACAGGAGAAGGAACGTTGGCCCTGATGGAGGTGAGGAGATCTCCATGAGGAACCCCGACCGGCCAAGCAACCTGAATCTCGGCCACGCCCCTGAGCTCGATCAGGACGACACCCTGGAGCGCAAGAGGCTCACCAAGATATCTGACCCAGAGAAGTGGGAGATAAAACAG ATGATTGCTGCCAACGTCTTATCCAAAGAAGAGTTCCCGGATTTTGATGACGAGACAGGAATACTTCCTAAAGTTGACGATGAAGAAG ATGAGGACTTAGAAATTGAACTAGTTGAAGAGGAGCCCCCATTTCTGAGGGGACATACTAAACAAAGCATGGACATGAGCCCCGTCAAGATTGTCAAG AATCCAGATGGCTCGCTGTCCCAGGCCGCCATGATGCAGAGCGCCCTCGCTAAGGAGCGACGAGAGGTGAAGCAAGCTGCacgagaggcagagatggactCCATCCCAATGGGGCTGAATAAACACTGGGTGGACCCGCTGCCAGACG CTGACGGCAGGCAGATTGCAGCCAACATGAGAGGCATTGGCATGATGCCCAACGACATCCCAGAGTGGAAGAAGCATGCGTTTGGGGGCAACAAGGCCTCGTATGGAAAGAAGACCCAGCTCTCTAttctggagcagagagagagcctGCCCATCTACAAGCTCAAGGAGCAACTCATTCAG GCTGTTCACGATAACCAGATTTTGATTGTGATTGGAGAGACGGGGTCTGGTAAGACTACTCAGATCACTCAGTACCTGGCAGAGGCAGGCTACACCACCAGGGGGAAGATCGGTTGTACGCAACCCCGTCGTGTGGCTGCCATGTCGGTGGCCAAGAGAGTCTCTGAGGAGTATGGTTGTTGTCTGGGACAAGAG GTCGGTTACACCATTCGTTTTGAGGACTGCACGAGCCCAGAGACCGTGATCAAGTACATGACTGACGGTATGCTGCTGAGAGAATGTTTAATCGACTCTGAACTGGGCCAGTATGCCATCATCATGCTGGACGAAGCCCACGAGAGGACGATCCACACAGACGTTCTCTTTGGTTTGCTCAAGAAG ACCGTACAGAAACGCACAGATATGAAGCTGATTGTAACGTCAGCTACGCTTGACGCCGTGAAGTTCTCCCAGTATTTCTACGAGGCACCCATTTTCACTATCCCTGGAAGAACATATCCTGTAGAGGTTCTTTACACCAAAGAGCCTGAGACGGACTACCTCGACGCCAGCCTCATCACAGTCATGCAGATCCATCTGACCGAACCTCCAG GTGACATCCTGGTGTTTCTGACTGGGCAGGAAGAGATTGACACCGCCTGTGAGATCCTGTATGAGAGAATGAAGTCCCTGGGGCCTGATGTTCCTGAACTCATTATTCTGCCCGTTTATTCTGCCCTGCCCAGTGAGATGCAGACAAGGATCTTTGACCCTGCGCCTCCAGGCAGCAGGAAG GTCGTGATTGCTACAAACATTGCTGAAACGTCTCTGACGATTGATGGAATCTACTATGTGGTGGACCCCGGGTTTGTGAAGCAAAAAGTTTACAACTCCAAGACTGGTATCGACCAACTGGTGGTGACTCCAATCTCACAG GCTCAGGCCAAGCAGAGAGCAGGTCGAGCCGGAAGGACGGGGCCAGGGAAGTGTTACAGGCTCTACACCGAGAGAGCCTACAGAGACGAGATGCTGACGACCAACGTACCCGAGATCCAGAGAACCAATTTGGCCAGCACAGTGCTCTCGCTGAAG GCAATGGGCATCAACGATCTCCTGTCTTTTGACTTCATGGATGCACCTCCAATGGAGACCCTGATCACAGCCATGGAGCAGCTGTACACTCTGGGTGCTCTGGATGATGAAGGCTTACTAACACGGCTTGGCAGAAGG ATGGCCGAGTTCCCTTTGGAGCCGATGCTGTGTAAGATGCTGATCATGTCCGTGCATCTGGGCTGCAGTGAAGAAATGCTCACCATTGTGTCTATGCTGTCTGTGCAGAACGTCTTTTATAGGCCCAAG GATAAGCAAGCTTTGGCCGACCAGAAAAAGGCAAAGTTTCACCAGCCTGAGGGAGATCACCTGACTCTGCTGGCCGTCTACAACTCCTGGAAGAACAACAAGTTCTCCAACCCCTGGTGTTATGAGAACTTCATCCAGGCTCGGTCCCTTCGGAGAGCTCAGGACATCCGCAAACAGATGCTGGGCATCATGGACAG ACATAAACTGGATGTGGTATCGTGTGGCAAAGCCACAGTGCGAGTGCAAAAAGCCATCTGCAGTGGCTTCTTCAGGAATGCGGCCAAGAAGGATCCTCAGGAGGGCTACAGAACCCTTATCGACCAGCAAGTGGTTTACATTCACCCGTCCAGTGCTCTGTTCAACCGGCAGCCTGAATG GGTTGTGTACCATGAGCTGGTGCTGACCACCAAAGAGTACATGCGTGAGGTGACCACCATTGACCCTCGCTGGCTGGTGGAGTTTGCACCAGCCTTCTTCAAAGTGTCTGACCCCACTCGCCTCAGCAAGCAGAAGAAACAGCAACGCCTCGAGCCTCTGTACAACCGTTACGAGGAACCCAACGCTTGGAGAATCTCTCGTGCCTTCAGACGCCGCTGA
- the etv4 gene encoding ETS translocation variant 4 isoform X1, producing MDYKMDGYLDQQVPYTLANKSQGNGPLNRLLMAAKRKYMDTELPPQESEDLFQDLSQLQETWLTEAQVPDSDEQFVPDFHSENSVAFHSPPVTIKKEPQSPGSDPSQSCSHKQTFSYPSGEQCLYASAYEQKRAAGGAKSSCPGTPMSPMQQHYSPKPAAAGRADAGYMNPTATSQPLPSNSYPMNASSRYQGPAGEPMCPQFPPQGQTFQRMPSAPAGHGGSAVSGGGGPGGGGGGFHRQHSDPCVPYLQQSFKQEYLDPLYERAAQMAGPGHASGPAHGPPRHPHPHSQQQPPQRFPPAHMMVKQEPTDYTYEPDVPGCPSMYHHSESYPNPQHGTEGYLFENDSRVVPEKFEGEVKQEGGGIFREGTPYQRRGSLQLWQFLVALLDDPGNAHFIAWTGRGMEFKLIEPEEVARLWGMQKNRPAMNYDKLSRSLRYYYEKGIMQKVAGERYVYKFVCEPEALISLAFPDNQRPNLKAEFERYINEEDTVPLSHLDEHTPNMGPQYSKGYMY from the exons ATGGATTataagatggatggatatttgGACCAGCAAGTGCCTTACACTTTAGCAAAT AAGTCGCAAGGAAATGGGCCCCTAAATAGACTGTTGATGGCAGCGAAAAGGAAATACATGGACACAGAATTACCCCCTCAGGAATCCGAAG accTCTTCCAGGATTTAAGCCAACTCCAGGAAACATGGCTCACAGAAG CCCAAGTTCCTGACAGCGATGAGCAGTTTGTTCCTGATTTCCATTCTGAGAACT CGGTGGCATTCCACAGTCCTCCGGTCACTATCAAGAAGGAGCCTCAGAGCCCAGGCTCCGACCCCAGCCAGTCCTGTAGCCACAAGCAGACCTTCAGCTACCCCAGCGGAGAGCAGTGCCTTTACGCCAG TGCCTATGAGCAGAAaagggctgcaggaggagccaaGAGCTCCTGCCCAGGGACTCCCATGTCTCCTATGCAGCAGCATTACTCCCCCAAACCTGCCGCAGCTGGACGGGCCGACGCCGGGTACATGAACCCCACCGCCACCTCCCAGCCACTGCCCAGCAACAGTTACCCCATGAACGCCAG TTCCAGGTATCAGGGACCTGCAGGAGAGCCAATGTGCCCCCAGTTCCCCCCACAAGGCCAGACCTTCCAGCGAATGCCATCCGCCCCAGCGGGACATGGTGGCAGCGCCGTCAGCGGGGGAGGAGGGCCGGGCggaggtggtggggggttcCACCGTCAGCACTCTGACCCCTGCGTGCCCTATCTTCAGCAGAGCTTTAAGCAAGAATACCTGGACCCGCTGTACGAGCGGGCGGCCCAAATGGCGGGGCCCGGCCACGCAAGCGGACCGGCGCACGGACCTCCCCGCCACCCGCATCCACactcgcagcagcagccgccgcagcgGTTTCCACCGGCCCACATGATGGTGAAGCAGGAGCCTACAGACTACACCTACGAACCTG ATGTGCCTGGATGTCCCTCCATGTACCACCACAGCGAGAGCTACCCAAACCCACAGCACGGCACCGAAG GCTATCTGTTTGAGAACGATTCCCGTGTGGTTCCAGAGAAGTTTGAAG GTGAAGTGAAGCAGGAGGGGGGCGGTATTTTCCGTGAGGGCACACCTTACCAGCGCCGAGGCTCCTTGCAGCTGTGGCAGTTCTTGGTGGCTCTGCTGGACGACCCGGGTAACGCCCACTTCATTGCGTGGACTGGACGAGGCATGGAGTTCAAACTTATTGAACCTGAGGAG GTCGCCAGACTCTGGGGGATGCAGAAGAACCGTCCTGCCATGAACTACGACAAGCTGAGCCGGTCTCTGCGTTACTACTATGAGAAGGGCATCATGCAGAAG GTTGCTGGAGAACGCTACGTCTACAAGTTTGTGTGCGAACCAGAGGCCCTCATCTCCCTCGCCTTCCCAGACAATCAACGGCCAAACCTGAAAGCAGAATTTGAGAGATACATTAATGAGGAAGACACGGTGCCCCTTTCCCACCTGGATGAACACACACCTAACATGGGCCCGCAGTATTCAAAAGGCTACATGTACTAA
- the etv4 gene encoding ETS translocation variant 4 isoform X5 → MQHKYVPGCPSMYHHSESYPNPQHGTEGYLFENDSRVVPEKFEGEVKQEGGGIFREGTPYQRRGSLQLWQFLVALLDDPGNAHFIAWTGRGMEFKLIEPEEVARLWGMQKNRPAMNYDKLSRSLRYYYEKGIMQKVAGERYVYKFVCEPEALISLAFPDNQRPNLKAEFERYINEEDTVPLSHLDEHTPNMGPQYSKGYMY, encoded by the exons atgcAGCACAAAT ATGTGCCTGGATGTCCCTCCATGTACCACCACAGCGAGAGCTACCCAAACCCACAGCACGGCACCGAAG GCTATCTGTTTGAGAACGATTCCCGTGTGGTTCCAGAGAAGTTTGAAG GTGAAGTGAAGCAGGAGGGGGGCGGTATTTTCCGTGAGGGCACACCTTACCAGCGCCGAGGCTCCTTGCAGCTGTGGCAGTTCTTGGTGGCTCTGCTGGACGACCCGGGTAACGCCCACTTCATTGCGTGGACTGGACGAGGCATGGAGTTCAAACTTATTGAACCTGAGGAG GTCGCCAGACTCTGGGGGATGCAGAAGAACCGTCCTGCCATGAACTACGACAAGCTGAGCCGGTCTCTGCGTTACTACTATGAGAAGGGCATCATGCAGAAG GTTGCTGGAGAACGCTACGTCTACAAGTTTGTGTGCGAACCAGAGGCCCTCATCTCCCTCGCCTTCCCAGACAATCAACGGCCAAACCTGAAAGCAGAATTTGAGAGATACATTAATGAGGAAGACACGGTGCCCCTTTCCCACCTGGATGAACACACACCTAACATGGGCCCGCAGTATTCAAAAGGCTACATGTACTAA
- the etv4 gene encoding ETS translocation variant 4 isoform X2: protein MAAKRKYMDTELPPQESEDLFQDLSQLQETWLTEAQVPDSDEQFVPDFHSENSVAFHSPPVTIKKEPQSPGSDPSQSCSHKQTFSYPSGEQCLYASAYEQKRAAGGAKSSCPGTPMSPMQQHYSPKPAAAGRADAGYMNPTATSQPLPSNSYPMNASSRYQGPAGEPMCPQFPPQGQTFQRMPSAPAGHGGSAVSGGGGPGGGGGGFHRQHSDPCVPYLQQSFKQEYLDPLYERAAQMAGPGHASGPAHGPPRHPHPHSQQQPPQRFPPAHMMVKQEPTDYTYEPDVPGCPSMYHHSESYPNPQHGTEGYLFENDSRVVPEKFEGEVKQEGGGIFREGTPYQRRGSLQLWQFLVALLDDPGNAHFIAWTGRGMEFKLIEPEEVARLWGMQKNRPAMNYDKLSRSLRYYYEKGIMQKVAGERYVYKFVCEPEALISLAFPDNQRPNLKAEFERYINEEDTVPLSHLDEHTPNMGPQYSKGYMY, encoded by the exons ATGGCAGCGAAAAGGAAATACATGGACACAGAATTACCCCCTCAGGAATCCGAAG accTCTTCCAGGATTTAAGCCAACTCCAGGAAACATGGCTCACAGAAG CCCAAGTTCCTGACAGCGATGAGCAGTTTGTTCCTGATTTCCATTCTGAGAACT CGGTGGCATTCCACAGTCCTCCGGTCACTATCAAGAAGGAGCCTCAGAGCCCAGGCTCCGACCCCAGCCAGTCCTGTAGCCACAAGCAGACCTTCAGCTACCCCAGCGGAGAGCAGTGCCTTTACGCCAG TGCCTATGAGCAGAAaagggctgcaggaggagccaaGAGCTCCTGCCCAGGGACTCCCATGTCTCCTATGCAGCAGCATTACTCCCCCAAACCTGCCGCAGCTGGACGGGCCGACGCCGGGTACATGAACCCCACCGCCACCTCCCAGCCACTGCCCAGCAACAGTTACCCCATGAACGCCAG TTCCAGGTATCAGGGACCTGCAGGAGAGCCAATGTGCCCCCAGTTCCCCCCACAAGGCCAGACCTTCCAGCGAATGCCATCCGCCCCAGCGGGACATGGTGGCAGCGCCGTCAGCGGGGGAGGAGGGCCGGGCggaggtggtggggggttcCACCGTCAGCACTCTGACCCCTGCGTGCCCTATCTTCAGCAGAGCTTTAAGCAAGAATACCTGGACCCGCTGTACGAGCGGGCGGCCCAAATGGCGGGGCCCGGCCACGCAAGCGGACCGGCGCACGGACCTCCCCGCCACCCGCATCCACactcgcagcagcagccgccgcagcgGTTTCCACCGGCCCACATGATGGTGAAGCAGGAGCCTACAGACTACACCTACGAACCTG ATGTGCCTGGATGTCCCTCCATGTACCACCACAGCGAGAGCTACCCAAACCCACAGCACGGCACCGAAG GCTATCTGTTTGAGAACGATTCCCGTGTGGTTCCAGAGAAGTTTGAAG GTGAAGTGAAGCAGGAGGGGGGCGGTATTTTCCGTGAGGGCACACCTTACCAGCGCCGAGGCTCCTTGCAGCTGTGGCAGTTCTTGGTGGCTCTGCTGGACGACCCGGGTAACGCCCACTTCATTGCGTGGACTGGACGAGGCATGGAGTTCAAACTTATTGAACCTGAGGAG GTCGCCAGACTCTGGGGGATGCAGAAGAACCGTCCTGCCATGAACTACGACAAGCTGAGCCGGTCTCTGCGTTACTACTATGAGAAGGGCATCATGCAGAAG GTTGCTGGAGAACGCTACGTCTACAAGTTTGTGTGCGAACCAGAGGCCCTCATCTCCCTCGCCTTCCCAGACAATCAACGGCCAAACCTGAAAGCAGAATTTGAGAGATACATTAATGAGGAAGACACGGTGCCCCTTTCCCACCTGGATGAACACACACCTAACATGGGCCCGCAGTATTCAAAAGGCTACATGTACTAA
- the etv4 gene encoding ETS translocation variant 4 isoform X3 gives MSPMQQHYSPKPAAAGRADAGYMNPTATSQPLPSNSYPMNASSRYQGPAGEPMCPQFPPQGQTFQRMPSAPAGHGGSAVSGGGGPGGGGGGFHRQHSDPCVPYLQQSFKQEYLDPLYERAAQMAGPGHASGPAHGPPRHPHPHSQQQPPQRFPPAHMMVKQEPTDYTYEPDVPGCPSMYHHSESYPNPQHGTEGYLFENDSRVVPEKFEGEVKQEGGGIFREGTPYQRRGSLQLWQFLVALLDDPGNAHFIAWTGRGMEFKLIEPEEVARLWGMQKNRPAMNYDKLSRSLRYYYEKGIMQKVAGERYVYKFVCEPEALISLAFPDNQRPNLKAEFERYINEEDTVPLSHLDEHTPNMGPQYSKGYMY, from the exons ATGTCTCCTATGCAGCAGCATTACTCCCCCAAACCTGCCGCAGCTGGACGGGCCGACGCCGGGTACATGAACCCCACCGCCACCTCCCAGCCACTGCCCAGCAACAGTTACCCCATGAACGCCAG TTCCAGGTATCAGGGACCTGCAGGAGAGCCAATGTGCCCCCAGTTCCCCCCACAAGGCCAGACCTTCCAGCGAATGCCATCCGCCCCAGCGGGACATGGTGGCAGCGCCGTCAGCGGGGGAGGAGGGCCGGGCggaggtggtggggggttcCACCGTCAGCACTCTGACCCCTGCGTGCCCTATCTTCAGCAGAGCTTTAAGCAAGAATACCTGGACCCGCTGTACGAGCGGGCGGCCCAAATGGCGGGGCCCGGCCACGCAAGCGGACCGGCGCACGGACCTCCCCGCCACCCGCATCCACactcgcagcagcagccgccgcagcgGTTTCCACCGGCCCACATGATGGTGAAGCAGGAGCCTACAGACTACACCTACGAACCTG ATGTGCCTGGATGTCCCTCCATGTACCACCACAGCGAGAGCTACCCAAACCCACAGCACGGCACCGAAG GCTATCTGTTTGAGAACGATTCCCGTGTGGTTCCAGAGAAGTTTGAAG GTGAAGTGAAGCAGGAGGGGGGCGGTATTTTCCGTGAGGGCACACCTTACCAGCGCCGAGGCTCCTTGCAGCTGTGGCAGTTCTTGGTGGCTCTGCTGGACGACCCGGGTAACGCCCACTTCATTGCGTGGACTGGACGAGGCATGGAGTTCAAACTTATTGAACCTGAGGAG GTCGCCAGACTCTGGGGGATGCAGAAGAACCGTCCTGCCATGAACTACGACAAGCTGAGCCGGTCTCTGCGTTACTACTATGAGAAGGGCATCATGCAGAAG GTTGCTGGAGAACGCTACGTCTACAAGTTTGTGTGCGAACCAGAGGCCCTCATCTCCCTCGCCTTCCCAGACAATCAACGGCCAAACCTGAAAGCAGAATTTGAGAGATACATTAATGAGGAAGACACGGTGCCCCTTTCCCACCTGGATGAACACACACCTAACATGGGCCCGCAGTATTCAAAAGGCTACATGTACTAA